In the Podospora pseudocomata strain CBS 415.72m chromosome 5, whole genome shotgun sequence genome, one interval contains:
- a CDS encoding hypothetical protein (COG:S; EggNog:ENOG503P1AG), protein MSSSDQKPPLEPADKQSFPPPPPGPPPIQTTQTQVPKHPDETPIPDYNPRHPQFAPPTGGADDDIYNATPTSEHPPQFPPSGDGHHDGETKKKSKFSFKEYYQKASESLTTHVGPAVNAMARKTGAEGFIAESLDKECEKAARILRAFCKDGIYVDAAQQPSSTPAPTPAPAAMNTEASATDGKHTDSAKTKKPKVLLTIPSKVIAKAQGLAIFTAFRAGFQGTVSGGSGILIARKPDGSWSPPSGIKVGGVGGGFVIGAEIYDCVVVINTKEALDLFTKTRMSLGSDLAVTAGPFGAGGSLDWGVPANQKGKEKEKTSPQHPPTATSPPLSADNTHFQTAPLSPGELTDPLEDPTKGRKPSALREAIGKPVYSYVKSHGVYAGVQISGTVILSRDTANAKFYGRPVTVQEILDGKVEPPAAAKTLFEVLSGASGWRGHSGSSPVTPKFAPGAGVPPPAAAATSGVADVTAGVRGLDVGGSSSSATAPRPTTPVVNAKAAEAAAEAKLASPTSPPPPSYSEFAPSGTQQQPEDLPPAYVEGQGTRPPAGNSKTGLH, encoded by the exons atgagcTCATCCGACCAGAAGCCACCGCTGGAGCCTGCAGACAAGCAGTCGTTTCCGCCCCCGCCTCCCGGCCCCCCGCCCATCCAGACCACACAGACACAGGTGCCAAAGCATCCTGACGAGACCCCTATCCCAGATTACAACCCGAGGCATCCTCAGTTTGCGCCGCCCACAGGTGgtgccgacgacgacatctACAACGCGACGCCGACATCCGAGCACCCGCCCCAGTTCCCGCCGTCTGGAGATGGTCACCACGATGGCGAAACCAAGAAGAAGTCCAAGTTCTCCTTCAAGGAGTACTACCAAAAGGCCTCTGAAAGCTTGACGACGCATGTTGGCCCGGCAGTCAACGCGATGGCCCGCAAGACGGGCGCTGAAGGCTTCATTGCCGAGTCTCTGGACAAGGAATGTGAAAAAGCTGCCAGGATCTTGAGGGCATTCTGCA AGGACGGCATCTATGTCGACGCAGCGCAGCAACCTTCTTCGACGCCAGCACCCACACCCGCACCAGCTGCGATGAACACCGAGGCCTCGGCTACCGATGGCAAACACACAGATTCTGCCAAGACAAAGAAACCCAAGGTACTTCTCACGATACCTTCCAAGGTCATTGCGAAAGCCCAGGGCCTGGCTATCTTCACGGCCTTCCGTGCGGGTTTCCAGGGAACCGTCTCGGGTGGTAGTGGCATCCTGATCGCCCGCAAGCCTGATGGCAGCTGGTCTCCACCCAGCGGCATCAAGGTTGGGGGCGTGGGAGGTGGCTTCGTTATTGGCGCAGAGATTTACGACTGTGTCGTTgtcatcaacaccaaggaAGCTCTTGACCTCTTCACAAAGACTCGCATGAGCCTCGGGTCCGATCTTGCGGTTACTGCCGGTCCTTTTGGCGCTGGTGGTTCTCTTGACTGGGGCGTTCCGGCGAACCAGAAGGgcaaagagaaggagaagacctCGCCACAACACCCTCCAACGGCCACGTCTCCACCGCTCTCTGCCGATAACACCCACTTCCAAACGGCGCCGCTTTCCCCTGGTGAGTTGACTGACCCCTTGGAAGATCCCACAAAGGGACGCAAGCCCAGTGCCTTACGTGAGGCCATTGGGAAACCGGTCTACAGTTATGTCAAGTCACACGGTGTGTATGCTGGCGTTCAAATCAGCGGTACTGTGATTCTGTCCCGCGATACCGCCAATGCCAAATTCTACGGCCGGCCGGTCACTGTACAGGAGATTCTGGATGGCAAGGTAGAACCACCTGCTGCAGCCAAGACACTCTTTGAGGTGTTGAGCGGTGCCTCCGGGTGGCGTGGACACAGCGGCTCCAGCCCAGTAACGCCCAAATTTGCGCCTGGGGCTGGTGTGCCGCCTCCCGCTGCAGCGGCCACGTCTGGTGTTGCCGATGTCACTGCCGGTGTGAGGGGTCTTGATGTCGGaggctcctccagctcggcaaCCGCCCCGAGACCCACAACGCCGGTGGTAAATGCtaaggctgccgaggccgCCGCAGAGGCGAAGCTTGCGTCCCCCACcagtccaccaccgccgtcctATTCGGAGTTTGCTCCGAGTGGgacccagcagcagccagaggACCTCCCTCCTGCATATGTGGAGGGTCAAGGGACCAGGCCGCCCGCAGGTAACTCCAAGACCGGACTGCATTAG